One genomic region from Saccharomyces cerevisiae S288C chromosome XI, complete sequence encodes:
- a CDS encoding uncharacterized protein (hypothetical protein) yields MFLDYSGYEALTEINSSFGKYVLLLQQFEGCRSLKDRLQMLKDLGREFMIFENLNVEDFRESKNMIHRFYTMVISLRQIMEIGPLVRRSPAVLVVEFDCPVEDCLDELDPLHPLNRAFIFIHKQWTYYHQYYIVEKVKKVILDMAPVKEDDWSILHKVVYSEGFVERRYKKKKYLGDIYIPQPLMKSNKITTISNFSQLTKISNVRVYRFNATAACDPQNLNKKNLSIKELKDKDLPNLIWTLEPEKFYVDMRPYKEHEERKKRREEEAKVRMQGEEQENIMIERKKMDSIEVEASSGLKNIIKTPLANRVVNTFNNCAAVVIGYVTEVDKVKDDNEEKNNDRPKIANDGIAQKSRSESEDNAGTPMENAYFQPEPQDNDQNNISWNTTMKDIDPIYMSERCARVWRKEQQMLGLEKAQTFEKKYCKDQMVMDENQVEEPGKHSERHTKNQVVRPRTKIASSASKNDNSNNKNSKSCKNCHKEEAHGLVREYLKIKLNISPHGERNQRTKDKRKCIMKYNASSNNINKMPGESEVLGSTILTDIHFKDVVTVKFRDFKAKFRKVKINA; encoded by the coding sequence aTGTTTCTGGACTATTCTGGATATGAGGCTCTTACTGAAATCAACTCTTCCTTTGGAAAGTATGTTCTTCTATTGCAACAATTTGAAGGCTGTCGAAGTTTGAAAGATCGGCTTCAAATGCTTAAGGATCTGGGGAGGGAATTTATGATATTCGAGAACTTGAATGTGGAAGATTTCAGAGAATCTAAAAATATGATTCACAGATTTTATACTATGGTTATTTCTTTAAGACAGATTATGGAAATTGGGCCCTTAGTCAGGCGTAGCCCTGCTGTTTTAGTTGTGGAATTCGATTGTCCGGTAGAGGATTGCCTAGATGAACTGGATCCGTTGCATCCATTGAACAGGGCctttatatttattcatAAACAATGGACCTATTATCATCAATATTATATAGTtgaaaaggtaaaaaaggTGATTCTTGATATGGCCCCGGTAAAGGAAGATGATTGGAGCATCCTTCACAAGGTTGTTTATTCAGAAGGTTTTGTCGAAAGACgatataaaaagaagaaataccTCGGTGATATTTACATTCCACAACCATTAATGAAAAGCAATAAAATCACTACTATCTCAAATTTTTCCCAACTTACCAAAATTTCCAACGTCAGAGTTTACAGATTCAACGCTACAGCAGCGTGTGATCCGCAGAacttgaacaaaaaaaacttgagTATCAAAGAGCTTAAAGATAAAGACCTTCCTAATCTTATTTGGACTTTAGAACCAGAAAAATTCTATGTTGACATGAGACCTTACAAGGAACACgaggaaaggaaaaaacggagagaagaagaagccaAGGTGAGGATGCAAGGTGAGGAACAGGAGAACATTATGatagagagaaaaaaaatggatagTATTGAAGTTGAAGCGTCATCAggattgaaaaatatcataAAAACACCTCTCGCTAATAGGGTTGTCAATACTTTTAATAACTGCGCTGCTGTGGTAATAGGCTATGTAACAGAAGTGGATAAAGTAAAGGATGAcaatgaagagaaaaataacgACAGACCTAAAATTGCGAACGACGGAATAGCTCAAAAGTCTAGAAGCGAAAGTGAAGATAATGCAGGAACACCGATGGAAAACGCGTACTTTCAACCTGAACCCCAAGATAATGACCAAAACAACATATCTTGGAATACCACTATGAAAGATATTGATCCAATTTACATGAGTGAAAGATGTGCTAGAGTTTGGAGAAAGGAGCAACAAATGCTAGGATTGGAGAAGGCTCAGAcatttgagaaaaaatattgtaaaGATCAGATGGTTATGGACGAAAATCAGGTCGAAGAACCTGGTAAGCACTCGGAGAGACATACAAAAAATCAGGTAGTTAGACCTAGGACCAAAATAGCATCTTCCGCCAgtaaaaatgataatagtaataataaaaatagtaaATCATGCAAAAATTGCCATAAAGAGGAAGCGCACGGTCTAGTGAGAGAATACCTTAAGATTAAACTCAACATATCACCTCATGGAGAAAGGAATCAGCGAACAAAGGACAAGAGAAAATGTATAATGAAATACAATGCGAGCAGTAACAACATCAACAAAATGCCTGGGGAGAGTGAAGTACTTGGGTCAACTATTTTAACAGATATCCACTTTAAGGATGTCGTAACTGTGAAATTTAGGGATTTTAAAGCCAAATTTAGAAAAGTCAAAATAAACGCTTGA
- the MIC60 gene encoding Mic60p (Component of the MICOS complex; MICOS (formerly MINOS or MitOS) is a mitochondrial inner membrane complex that extends into the intermembrane space and has a role in the maintenance of crista junctions, inner membrane architecture, and formation of contact sites to the outer membrane; Mic60p is also involved in import of intermembrane space (IMS) proteins, probably by positioning Mia40p relative to the TOM complex to receive incoming proteins; ortholog of mammalian mitofilin) encodes MMLRTTASRKIVLRRGLASINTGTTVASKKASHKFRNTLWTIALSATAFYAGGIIYSQKNDKFGDFFSNNVPFAEDLLETYEHYHDRPTLFLEDSWDGLKAKSNDLLSGLTGSSQTRRSNRENIEVKKILSLEPLNIETENSDPQLKEIIGSLNDLINSLNDSNLSIPESEFNSIKKSNQNMLTNLSQLNETLKEALSNYMIQRTSEVITELNTQYENSKREFEKNLQKNLLQEVDEFKENLTKQKDKELEEKLKANEELLQAKHANEVGLLSITQVKEFNKIIKDKIEKERNGRLAHLEEINSEVNDLSKSIDRSSKILSKNEALVQLTFQVDEIKSRINNNNLPDVNIDKELSRLKLLSNLLSTFNKKSCCDDGDCCSCKKGNKNEGKEGKISCKCKPKTNPPSLLSVALDELESTCSGKKILSNEQIYNRWNLLADDFKTASLLPPNSGILGQLTAKVFSLFLFTKTGNPSNATDFDSVYARVGDNLRVSNLNDAVEEVVSLKGWPHKVCESWIEDARRKLEVQRLVEILDCEIRTL; translated from the coding sequence ATGATGCTAAGAACTACTGCCTCACGAAAAATTGTGCTAAGGAGGGGTCTAGCCAGCATAAACACAGGGACTACCGTTGCATCAAAAAAGGCTTCGCACAAATTTCGCAATACCCTTTGGACTATTGCTTTGTCAGCGACAGCTTTCTACGCTGGAGGTATCATATATTcgcaaaaaaatgacaaatTTGGTGACTTTTTCTCTAATAACGTTCCTTTTGCCGAGGATTTACTAGAAACATATGAACACTATCACGATAGGCCAACATTGTTTTTAGAAGATTCTTGGGACGGCTTGAAGGCAAAGAGCAatgatttattatctggaTTAACTGGTAGTTCACAAACGCGCAGATCTAATAGGGAAAATAttgaagtaaaaaaaatcttatCATTAGAACCACTAAATATTGAAACAGAAAATTCTGATCCGCAACTGAAAGAAATCATTGGCTCTTTGAATGATCTCATCAACAGTCTAAATGACTCAAACCTCTCCATCCCCGAATCAGAATTCAATTCAATCAAAAAATCTAACCAGAATATGCTTACGAATCTATCCCAATTAAATGAAACGTTAAAAGAGGCTTTATCCAATTACATGATACAAAGAACATCAGAAGTAATCACGGAATTGAACACACAATATGAAAACTCGAAAAGGGAGTTTGAAAAgaatcttcaaaaaaaccTATTACAAGAAGTAGAcgaattcaaagaaaacttgACCAAGCAAAAGGACAAAGAactagaagaaaaattaaaggcGAACGAAGAATTGTTACAAGCCAAACATGCAAATGAAGTGGGCTTACTATCCATCACTCAAGTCAAAgaatttaataaaattatcaaaGACAAAATTGAGAAGGAAAGAAATGGCAGATTAGCCCATTTAGAGGAAATAAATTCTGAAGTTAACGACCTCAGCAAATCCATCGACAGATCGAGCAAAATCTTAAGTAAAAACGAGGCTCTAGTGCAATTAACTTTCCAAGTAGATGAGATCAAATCTAGGattaacaacaataacTTACCCGATGTGAATATCGACAAGGAACTATCCAGATTGAAACTTCTTTCCAATCTTCTCTCTACcttcaacaaaaaatctTGTTGCGACGATGGCGACTGCTGCTCCTGCAAAAAGGGTAATAAGAATGAAGGCAAGGAAGGGAAGATATCATGCAAATGCAAACCAAAGACAAACCCTCCATCGCTATTAAGCGTAGCTTTAGATGAATTAGAATCCACATGTAGCGGTAAAAAAATCTTATCGAATGAGCAGATCTATAACAGGTGGAACTTACTGGCAGATGACTTTAAGACAGCCTCTTTATTGCCACCAAATTCCGGTATTTTGGGGCAATTAACCGCCAAAgttttttcccttttcttATTCACAAAGACAGGTAATCCTTCAAATGCCACGGATTTCGATTCTGTTTATGCAAGAGTCGGCGATAACTTGAGGGTATCCAACCTCAACGATGCTGTAGAAGAGGTTGTCTCCCTAAAGGGTTGGCCTCATAAAGTTTGCGAAAGCTGGATCGAAGATGctagaagaaaattagaAGTCCAGCGCCTGGTAGAGATTCTTGACTGTGAAATAAGGACGTTGTGA
- the YPT52 gene encoding Rab family GTPase YPT52 (Endosomal Rab family GTPase; required for vacuolar protein sorting, endocytosis and multivesicular body (MVB) biogenesis and sorting; required for localization of the CORVET complex to endosomes; involved in autophagy and ionic stress tolerance; similar to Vps21p and Ypt53p; mammalian Rab5 homolog; protein abundance increases in response to DNA replication stress) gives MLQFKLVLLGDSSVGKSSIVHRFVKDTFDELRESTIGAAFLSQSITIHPNDGNETKDVVIKFEIWDTAGQERYKSLAPMYYRNANAALVVYDITQEDSLQKARNWVDELKNKVGDDDLVIYLLGNKVDLCQETPSTETSPDSNEGGDEEQKVRAISTEEAKQYAQEQGLLFREVSAKTGEGVKEIFQDIGEKLYDLKKDEILSKQNRQIGGGNNGQVDINLQRPSTNDPTSCCS, from the coding sequence ATGTTGCAATTTAAACTAGTTTTATTGGGTGACTCATCCGTGGGTAAATCTTCCATTGTTCATCGTTTTGTTAAGGATACATTCGATGAACTACGTGAAAGTACGATTGGTGCTGCTTTTTTATCTCAATCAATCACTATTCACCCAAACGATGGTAATGAAACAAAGGATGTCGTTataaaatttgaaatctgGGATACTGCTGGTCAAGAAAGATACAAGTCATTGGCACCAATGTATTATAGAAACGCTAATGCAGCATTAGTTGTTTATGACATTACGCAGGAAGATTCACTACAAAAGGCAAGGAACTGGGTTGATGAGCTGAAAAATAAGGTAGGCGACGACGACTTGgttatttatttactgGGAAACAAAGTGGATTTATGTCAAGAAACGCCTAGCACTGAGACAAGCCCAGATTCAAACGAAGGTGGAgatgaagaacaaaaagtaAGAGCAATTAGCACTGAAGAAGCGAAACAGTACGCACAAGAACAAGGGTTGCTGTTCCGAGAAGTTAGTGCTAAGACAGGTGAAGGGGTTaaggaaatttttcaagatattggtgaaaaattatacGATTTAAAGAAAGACGAAATTCTCTCTAAGCAAAATAGACAAATCGGTGGAGGCAATAACGGACAAGTAGACATTAATTTGCAAAGGCCATCCACAAATGATCCAACATCTTGTTGCAGTTGA
- the FPT1 gene encoding chromatin-associated RNAPIII regulator FPT1 (Chromatin-associated negative regulator of RNA polymerase III assembly; differentially and dynamically occupies RNA polymerase III-transcribed genes; promotes eviction of RNAPIII; occupancy depends on TFIIIB and TFIIIC, not RNAPIII; protein abundance increases in response to DNA replication stress) yields the protein MSKLETVYLYAGEEQPRVKLTCIKEGLTLTQVIKFVHSIQELYGIELQTSETITENLKIDCAPAYLKPNCIPHFYILEYEEISDTFFIWKSDGRWQLNKLSALLYVDNDANVVKNTSWKEVFQNDQRFKNYDKRAWLQNCLEKMNRDLSKLNVEQFWSQYDKICQSIAKQKKKQEQFNMEVFDNFKNIVSIAIIKTKVLSNKRLLTTTLKNYHNSMKKKYNIQEQNLKENSLASCSNNEPSASLESESRHFSPVNSLSPSSLSTDDEAVSTDYIYKGPESKPNVNFMHSSATNDLIKSNFESYFKLMAEDYETFDLRAWSRQRPRKFQLVEKKKITKNPPNSHHPHKNGKISF from the coding sequence ATGTCCAAGTTAGAAACCGTTTACTTATACGCTGGTGAAGAACAACCACGTGTTAAATTGACCTGTATTAAGGAAGGTCTCACTTTAACTCAGGTTATCAAGTTCGTGCATTCTATTCAAGAATTGTACGGGATTGAGTTGCAAACTTCTGAGACCATAacagaaaatttgaagatagATTGTGCACCCGCATATTTGAAGCCGAATTGTATTCCCCATTTCTACATTCTCGAATATGAAGAAATAAGTGACacctttttcatttggaaATCTGATGGTCGTTGGCAATTAAATAAGTTGTCTGCCTTGTTGTACGTGGATAACGACGCTAACGTGGTTAAGAACACTTCCTGGAAGGAGGTTTTCCAGAATGATCAACGATTTAAAAATTATGATAAACGGGCCTGGTTACAAAATTGtctagaaaaaatgaatagaGATCTCTCAAAACTAAACGTTGAACAATTTTGGTCTCaatatgataaaatatGTCAAAGCATTGccaaacaaaagaaaaaacaggaACAGTTCAACATGGAGGTTTTCGataacttcaaaaatattgtttcTATTGCTATCATAAAGACCAAAGTTTTATCGAATAAGCGACTTTTGACAAcaactttaaaaaattatcataactcgatgaagaaaaagtataaCATCCAGGAACAAAATCTTAAGGAAAATAGTTTGGCATCGTGCTCAAACAATGAGCCTTCCGCATCTCTGGAAAGCGAATCAAGACATTTTTCTCCGGTAAATTCGCTGTCTCCTTCATCTTTGAGTACCGATGATGAGGCTGTCTCGACAGACTACATCTATAAAGGTCCTGAGTCTAAACCAAACGTGAATTTCATGCATTCAAGTGCTACAAACGATCTGATCAAgtcaaattttgaaagctATTTTAAATTGATGGCCGAAGACTATGAAACTTTTGACTTGAGAGCCTGGTCGAGACAAAGACCTCGAAAATTTCAGCttgtggaaaaaaaaaaaatcactaAAAACCCTCCTAATAGCCATCATCCGCataaaaatggcaaaataTCATTTTAA
- the HEL1 gene encoding E3 ubiquitin-protein ligase HEL1 (RING finger ubiquitin ligase (E3); involved in ubiquitination and degradation of excess histones; interacts with Ubc4p and Rad53p; null mutant sensitive to hydroxyurea (HU)), with protein MSSGTENDQFYSFDESDSSSIELYESHNTSEFTIHGLVFPKLISVTSQDSEFDINEDEDGVDTIYEGMLDAPLTKNNKRILCEGSVPNLSYECLTTKGIFERMLQRVDHLQPIFAIPSADILILLQHYDWNEERLLEVWTEKMDELLVELGLSTTANIKKDNDYNSHFREVEFKNDFTCIICCDKKDTETFALECGHEYCINCYRHYIKDKLHEGNIITCMDCSLALKNEDIDKVMGHPSSSKLMDSSIKSFVQKHNRNYKWCPFADCKSIVHLRDTSSLPEYTRLHYSPFVKCNSFHRFCFNCGFEVHSPADCKITTAWVKKARKESEILNWVLSHTKECPKCSVNIEKNGGCNHMVCSSCKYEFCWICEGPWAPHGKNFFQCTMYKNNEDNKSKNPQDANKTLKKYTFYYRLFNEHEVSAKLDWNLGQTLGTKVHALQERIGISWIDGQFLSESLKVLNEGRTVLKWSFAVAYYSDASHNLTKIFVDNQMLLANAVESLSELLQIKTPEVIMKRRPEFYNKAGYVENRTTALMECGRELLCKGICKAAE; from the coding sequence ATGAGTAGTGGTACCGAAAATGATCAATTTTATAGTTTTGATGAAAGTGATTCCAGCTCTATTGAACTTTATGAATCTCACAATACATCTGAATTTACTATACATGGACTAGTTTTCCCGAAGTTAATTAGTGTAACAAGCCAAGATTCAGAATTTGACAtcaatgaagatgaagatggaGTCGATACCATATATGAGGGGATGCTAGATGCTCCTCTTAcgaaaaacaacaaaagaataCTGTGTGAAGGGAGTGTACCGAATCTCAGTTATGAATGCTTAACCACCAAGGgtatatttgaaagaatgCTTCAAAGGGTTGACCATTTACAACCTATTTTTGCAATTCCATCTGCGGATATATTGATATTACTACAGCATTATGATTGGAACGAGGAACGTTTGCTAGAAGTTTGGACCGAAAAAATGGACGAATTGCTTGTGGAGCTTGGCTTAAGTACCACAGCAAATATCAAGAAAGATAATGATTATAATTCACATTTCAGAGAAgttgaattcaaaaatgacTTTACATGTATTATTTGTTGTGATAAAAAGGATACGGAAACATTTGCGTTGGAATGTGGCCATGAATATTGTATCAATTGCTACCGTCATTACATCAAGGATAAGTTGCATGAGGGGAACATCATTACATGCATGGACTGTTCCCTggcattgaaaaatgaagatataGATAAAGTGATGGGACATCCTTCGAGTAGTAAGTTGATGGATTCTTCAATCAAAAgttttgttcaaaaacatAATCGTAACTATAAATGGTGCCCGTTTGCTGACTGTAAATCCATCGTGCACTTGCGAGATACGTCATCATTACCAGAATATACCCGTTTGCATTATTCACCTTTCGTTAAGTGTAATTCATTTCATAGATTCTGTTTCAATTGCGGATTCGAAGTTCATTCCCCAGCAGATTGTAAAATAACCACTGCTTGGGTTAAAAAAGCCAGAAAAGaatcagaaattttgaattggGTCTTGTCCCACACTAAAGAATGTCCAAAATGTTCTGttaatattgaaaaaaatggtggCTGCAACCACATGGTTTGCTCAAGTTGTAAATACGAATTCTGTTGGATTTGTGAGGGCCCCTGGGCGCCCCACGGTaagaacttttttcaatgtacAATGTATAAGAATAATGAGGATAATAAAAGTAAGAACCCTCAAGACGCTAATAAAACCTTGAAGAAATACACTTTCTACTATAGATTGTTTAACGAACATGAAGTTTCAGCCAAGCTTGATTGGAACCTGGGGCAAACTTTGGGCACGAAAGTTCATGCACTACAAGAAAGAATAGGTATCTCATGGATTGATGGACAGTTCCTATCAGAAAGTTTAAAAGTGTTGAATGAGGGACGAACCGTATTAAAATGGTCATTTGCCGTGGCATATTACTCGGATGCATCTCATAATTTGACGAAGATTTTCGTTGATAACCAAATGCTCTTAGCCAACGCAGTGGAATCGCTATCGGAGCTATTGCAAATAAAAACCCCCGAAGTGATCATGAAACGAAGACCAGAGTTTTATAATAAGGCCGGATATGTGGAAAATAGAACCACTGCATTAATGGAATGCGGTAGAGAACTGCTATGTAAGGGAATTTGCAAAGCTGCAGAATGA
- the PRY2 gene encoding sterol-binding protein (Sterol binding protein involved in the export of acetylated sterols; role in sterol export is redundant with that of PRY1; redundant role with PRY1 and PRY3 in the export of free fatty acids; may be involved in detoxification of hydrophobic compounds; secreted glycoprotein and member of the CAP protein superfamily (cysteine-rich secretory proteins (CRISP), antigen 5, and pathogenesis related 1 proteins)) — translation MKFSKVSLLAASASVALSAPVAVTVTQHVHQAATVVVQGIVRVENGQTLTTFITKGTQTASASPVATTSAPIVVANAQVDSIATSVIQESAVVAESATFEESSTETSEAFSTATATIQAVQTSASATQDDVTTTLTSSTQPTSTTTPTTTTTSPTTTTSPTTTASPTTTASPTTATTTQSTASSTQSSSSDFSTSMVNEHNTKRALHKDTGSLTWSDTLATYAQNYADSYDCSGNLVHSGGPYGENLALGYGTTGSVDAWYNEITSYDYSNPGFSESAGHFTQVVWKGTSEVGCGLKSCGGEWGDYIICSYKAAGNVIGEFADNVMPLA, via the coding sequence atgaaattttctaaAGTCTCACTACTGGCCGCATCTGCATCTGTCGCTTTATCTGCCCCAGTTGCTGTGACTGTCACGCAACATGTCCACCAAGCTGCCACTGTAGTGGTACAAGGTATAGTTCGTGTAGAAAATGGCCAGACTCTAACGACGTTCATTACCAAGGGCACTCAAACGGCTTCTGCTAGTCCCGTTGCCACAACATCAGCTCCTATTGTGGTTGCTAATGCTCAAGTGGACAGCATAGCTACTTCCGTTATCCAAGAAAGCGCTGTCGTGGCTGAATCTGCAACATTTGAAGAATCCTCTACAGAAACATCTGAAGCATTTTCTACAGCAACTGCAACCATACAAGCGGTGCAAACCTCCGCAAGTGCCACACAGGATGATGTAACCACAACTTTAACATCTTCAACACAACCTACCAGCACAACTACTCCAACAACCACTACCACTAGCCCAACCACTACCACTAGCCCAACTACTACCGCTAGTCCAACTACTACTGCTAGCCCAACCACCGCTACCACCACTCAATCTACCGCCTCAAGCACTCAATCCTCAAGCTCCGATTTCTCAACGTCAATGGTTAACGAACACAACACTAAAAGGGCGTTGCACAAGGATACCGGTTCTTTGACATGGTCTGACACACTAGCAACATATGCACAAAACTACGCTGACTCCTACGATTGTTCAGGCAACCTAGTCCACTCCGGCGGTCCATACGGTGAAAACTTGGCACTTGGTTACGGTACGACCGGCTCTGTTGATGCCTGGTATAACGAAATTACCAGCTACGACTATTCCAACCCTGGTTTTAGTGAAAGCGCAGGTCACTTCACCCAAGTCGTATGGAAGGGAACTTCTGAAGTTGGTTGCGGTTTGAAATCTTGCGGTGGCGAATGGGGCGATTACATCATTTGTTCCTACAAAGCCGCTGGTAATGTCATTGGTGAGTTTGCTGACAACGTTATGCCATTAGCTTAA